One window of Dehalobacterium formicoaceticum genomic DNA carries:
- a CDS encoding copper amine oxidase N-terminal domain-containing protein, producing the protein MKKFGFAGLVIFLWCSVLGGGVLATGSIAASITLTVNDRLAYLDQRPAMLDVPALVDQGVTLVPMRFVGEALGSTVHWSPENRRITMKQGVSQVILEVGKTTAQVNGEDQGLIIPPKIKDGRTLVPLRFIAQAFGCQVDYENQTKKITISRPNNPPQSNFTVNKTVADVGEEIVYQDLSTDPDGDAIVDRLWMNQKEYFYDPGIYVVSLKVKDSRGTWSEWFEQTIEIIGEPNTKPVAQFSTDRTKVYVDEPILYTDESFDPDGDEIVEWNWQNKKDSFAIPGTYYVSLEVKDRRGGWSSKYLQVIEVLEKPNVPPVAKFSLQSTTIDQGVTIAFTDESFDPDGDGVTEVQWTGKQRAYFKAGKVPVTLKVKDGRGKWSEPFTVELNVTDKVVMTELEYNLHYPLSGEIVNLNGINPLNFPVVKPVAKSFDDTVLIISNSPETVKESGILYQDTVCGSVRLIYSHKNVSSGKKKVYILAENPGMKNTVITVNKKGTGGPSTDDLAIGKNGVARFLSSNLKDSYTLAPGQVIVLDGSGAGGILATNQSIYAMMDLTTTENVKFTFVMVDAGSDVLTTCAGLPILERDVHQRGTFFGANRTYQLDVTGDQPVRFSLADSNSDYHLGGMDAITGQQVINKGNYGLMYKLVINAGSRMGLLTNPRGGLFMGAGMLPDGSVYGLPNTGFVSNGTQAVMNLVMNQYDQSEFLFTPPVSSYMPVMFLFVPY; encoded by the coding sequence ATGAAAAAATTTGGTTTTGCAGGGTTGGTTATTTTTTTATGGTGCAGTGTGTTAGGGGGAGGGGTGCTGGCCACTGGGAGTATTGCGGCATCCATTACCCTGACGGTCAATGACCGTTTGGCTTATTTGGATCAGCGGCCTGCGATGTTGGATGTGCCGGCATTGGTGGATCAAGGAGTTACCCTGGTACCGATGAGATTTGTGGGGGAAGCCCTGGGCAGTACGGTGCATTGGTCCCCGGAAAATCGCCGGATTACCATGAAGCAGGGAGTGAGCCAAGTTATTCTCGAGGTGGGAAAAACCACGGCTCAGGTGAATGGAGAGGATCAAGGGTTAATCATACCTCCTAAAATCAAAGATGGGAGAACCTTGGTACCCCTGAGATTTATTGCCCAGGCCTTTGGCTGTCAGGTAGATTACGAGAATCAAACGAAAAAGATTACCATTTCCCGACCCAATAATCCGCCTCAAAGTAATTTTACCGTGAACAAAACGGTAGCTGACGTGGGGGAAGAAATTGTTTATCAGGATTTAAGCACAGATCCGGATGGTGATGCCATTGTGGATCGGCTCTGGATGAATCAGAAAGAATACTTTTACGATCCGGGGATCTATGTGGTTTCGCTAAAAGTAAAGGACAGCCGGGGAACCTGGAGTGAATGGTTTGAGCAAACCATTGAGATTATCGGCGAGCCTAATACCAAGCCGGTGGCTCAGTTTAGCACCGACCGCACCAAGGTCTATGTGGATGAACCGATCCTTTACACTGACGAGAGCTTTGACCCGGACGGAGATGAAATTGTTGAATGGAATTGGCAAAACAAAAAGGATTCCTTTGCCATCCCAGGCACCTATTATGTCAGCCTGGAGGTTAAAGACCGACGGGGCGGCTGGAGTTCTAAATATTTGCAAGTCATTGAGGTTCTGGAAAAACCCAATGTACCTCCTGTAGCCAAGTTTTCTCTCCAAAGCACCACGATCGATCAAGGGGTAACCATTGCTTTTACCGATGAAAGCTTTGACCCGGATGGGGATGGGGTCACGGAAGTCCAATGGACGGGGAAACAAAGGGCTTATTTTAAAGCAGGGAAGGTACCTGTGACCTTAAAGGTGAAGGATGGCCGTGGCAAATGGTCGGAGCCCTTTACCGTAGAATTGAATGTGACCGATAAAGTGGTGATGACGGAGTTGGAATATAACCTTCATTACCCATTATCCGGGGAAATCGTTAACTTAAACGGGATTAACCCATTGAACTTTCCGGTTGTCAAGCCTGTTGCCAAAAGCTTCGACGATACGGTGCTCATCATATCCAACAGCCCGGAAACAGTAAAAGAAAGCGGGATCCTATATCAGGATACGGTATGCGGTTCCGTGCGCTTGATTTATTCACATAAAAATGTTTCCTCCGGCAAGAAGAAAGTTTATATTTTGGCGGAAAATCCAGGCATGAAAAATACTGTGATTACTGTGAATAAGAAGGGAACAGGCGGGCCATCCACGGATGATTTAGCCATCGGCAAAAATGGAGTGGCGCGGTTTTTATCATCAAATTTAAAGGATTCCTATACTTTGGCACCGGGACAGGTTATCGTATTGGACGGATCCGGAGCCGGAGGTATTCTTGCTACAAATCAAAGCATCTATGCTATGATGGATTTAACAACGACGGAGAATGTGAAGTTTACCTTTGTTATGGTAGATGCCGGAAGTGATGTTTTAACCACCTGCGCCGGTCTGCCAATTCTGGAGCGGGATGTGCACCAAAGAGGGACTTTTTTTGGGGCTAACCGAACCTATCAATTGGATGTAACAGGGGATCAACCGGTACGGTTCTCTCTCGCCGACAGCAACTCCGATTATCATCTGGGTGGAATGGATGCGATTACCGGACAGCAAGTGATCAATAAGGGGAATTATGGCTTGATGTATAAATTAGTCATCAATGCCGGGTCCAGAATGGGATTATTAACAAATCCCCGGGGTGGCTTGTTTATGGGTGCAGGAATGCTTCCGGACGGTTCTGTTTATGGACTGCCCAATACCGGCTTTGTTTCCAACGGTACCCAAGCGGTGATGAATCTGGTTATGAATCAAT